The Gossypium arboreum isolate Shixiya-1 chromosome 4, ASM2569848v2, whole genome shotgun sequence DNA segment GACAGAAAATTATAAGCTTAACTGAGCTTCAGCTCGACAAAATATCAGCTCAGCTGGACTCACACCCGTGGTAGTGGTTCTATTTCGAAAGGAAATAAGATTATCTTAAAATCAATTGTCTTGTGGGTTTAGGAATTGGACCTGATCAGAACGAAACAAAGGGCAAAGAGGCCAAAATCAATGATACCAACAATAAAATCAAATTTGCTTTTCATTATCCGTATACAAGGGTAGGCAATCTTTTCCGCTGTGATCTTATTCAATAGATTTCCCTGTAACTTTTTCCAGCTCttatctttttctttgttttgcaGCAAAAATGACATGCATCCAAAAACTAGAAAGATCCTATACAACCTGAGATTGAGGAAAGTTTTCAGTGGAGTTTTTGTGAAGGCAACTGAGGGTGTAATAGACATGCTGCAGAAGGTGGAGCCGTATGTTACTTATGGGTATGAAAACTGCctctgttttcttttcttttcctgtGAATGTAAAACACCGAATCTTCTGATGTGACGTTTTTCATCCTCTAATGCATATATATCATCGTTTTTATGGTTACCTAGTTCCGGGGGGGGGGTATTGCCAAAATAGGTTTTTACTATGTTTGAAGGGGGGAAGGGGGTGGGGCAAGGCCCCTGTCTGCCTAGATGAATATTGAATCTCATGAAAAAAGGTTTTACGTGCACACTTGGCAATCAATGtacttattttttttgaaaagagcTAGGGAACTTGCCATGGAAAATTGTTCTTAGCATCATAATAGCTAGAATCGGGTGTGAATTGCTGTTGGCCATTTGCGTAATGGTATCAGACGCTGCTTTCTGTGAACTTTTTACCAAGCACATACTGTATGCATTTAAACCATTAGTGTGACCTTTTGATGTGAGCCTTCGTAATGTGTAATAATTcagaagctcttatttagaggttGAACTGTCCAATAATTCATGTAGTTGAAGATTTCATCTTGGATAGCTTAGGACTAGGAGCATTGGCAGAGCTAACTGATGTTCATGAGGTTTTCTTTGTATAGGATACCTTTTCGAGGAATTTGCTATCTCATAAATTTAGCAACCACCTGTCCTTTAGAATGTACAAAAATAGAAATGACTTTTCATGAAATTATACCAGCATCTGACAATTGCACCTGAGTTTGAGGAATACAGACCATAGAATCTTATGCAAGCTATAAGGGTTAAGTTTTCAGTTTGAATgcttagttcttttatttttgtttcttcaacTTATCTAACTACTAACATCGGTTTATGCAGATACCCAAACCTTAAGAATGTGAAGGAGCTGGTTTACAAGAAGGGTTATGCAAGGATTGACAAGAAAGCAGTTCCTCTGACCGATAATAACATCATTGAACAGGTACTGTAGTTGTCTTACAGTCTAAGTTCCGGGTTTAACTGTCCCAATGTGTATCATAGTTGTCAATGTAACCTTTTCTCTTTCCAGACATTGGGAAAGTATGGCATCATATGCGTAGAAGATATCATACATGAAATTGCAAATGTTGGTCCACATTTCAAGGAGGTTGTTCTTTTTATGGGACCCTTAATGCTTAGCAAGCCAGAAGATGGATTACTCCGAGGAAAGAAACAGCCGTATAGAGAAGGGGGAGATGCCGGAAATCGTGAAGATGAAATCAACGACCTAATCAGCAAAATGAATTAAATATCCAATATCCTAGTTCCTTGTACCTTTCCGTAACCTGTATGGGATGTAATCCAGTTTTGAAGTTGAACAAATTTGCCTTgctttatcattatagatcaatacTAATTTACCATTTCTTATTTGTTGAGAAAGTTCCCTATGAGTCTTcttgtttaaatttttttcccttttacaGAGAATAGGGATAGTGTTTGGTTTCTGAGAAACTGAacgaaagaagaaagaaattaaaatagattttcGTTAATTGTTGTAGATTTGAACCTGGAGAGTAGACATCAACGTATCATTGGATCAAATATCGATCTCTCTGTTAAGCTCTAAATTTCAAGCAGAATATTCAATTTCCAAGGAAATTTTCCTGAGAAAATAGTTGTTCTGCAGATCAGACGAAAAAGGGTTTGAAATAATGAAAGAATGTAATGAATCTGACACCGAAATCGAAGGAGGAGCAAATCTGTTAATGAACCAACAAAATTGAGTTTATATTTTTCCTTGTGGTAATTTACACTTGGAGTCTTAGATTCCATATAATTCTAAAACGTAACATGAAAAAAAAAGTAGGTTTCCCTCTTCTTTGAAATGAAAACCAAAATCCTATACTCCGATTCTGTATAAAGCAAAGGAAGAACCCCCCCCAGAACTAAG contains these protein-coding regions:
- the LOC108460868 gene encoding 60S ribosomal protein L7-1-like, translating into MMAEEEGQPLPYVSEIVLKKRKIRDELAITRRTQLELGKYGAKKSKKQSDVSDIKRPEQFIKEFRDKELDLIRTKQRAKRPKSMIPTIKSNLLFIIRIQGKNDMHPKTRKILYNLRLRKVFSGVFVKATEGVIDMLQKVEPYVTYGYPNLKNVKELVYKKGYARIDKKAVPLTDNNIIEQTLGKYGIICVEDIIHEIANVGPHFKEVVLFMGPLMLSKPEDGLLRGKKQPYREGGDAGNREDEINDLISKMN